A portion of the Segatella copri DSM 18205 genome contains these proteins:
- a CDS encoding glycosyltransferase: MENYSVLMSLYYKEDPLNLRQALDSIFTQTVTSNDVVLIEDGTLGKELEDVVCEYEKKYQQLHVLRFTKNRGLGFALNDGLCRCKNEIIARMDTDDISKPNRMEIQLQIMQSHPEYAMVGAWIDEFITDINHVSSIRKVPETPDEIYKYAKKRCPVNHPVVMYRKKDVLAAGGYLTKYFPEDYFLWIRMLMNGCKIYNIQESLLWFRFDIGVFKRRGGWKYACDEAITQWNIHKMGFTTFHRFLQNVIIRFAVRIVPYSVRELIYKHALR; this comes from the coding sequence ATGGAGAATTATTCTGTTCTTATGTCTTTATATTATAAGGAAGATCCACTTAACTTAAGACAAGCTTTGGATTCTATATTTACCCAAACAGTAACGTCCAATGATGTAGTACTGATAGAAGATGGCACTTTAGGTAAAGAACTAGAAGATGTTGTATGTGAGTATGAAAAAAAATACCAACAACTACATGTTCTTAGATTTACAAAAAACAGAGGATTAGGCTTTGCTTTAAACGATGGGTTATGCAGATGCAAAAATGAAATAATTGCTCGTATGGATACGGATGACATATCCAAACCGAACCGCATGGAGATTCAACTACAAATTATGCAATCTCACCCTGAATATGCTATGGTTGGAGCATGGATTGACGAATTTATAACAGACATAAACCATGTATCATCCATCCGAAAGGTTCCTGAGACACCTGATGAAATTTATAAATATGCAAAGAAAAGATGTCCCGTGAATCATCCTGTTGTTATGTATCGCAAAAAAGATGTACTTGCTGCAGGAGGTTACTTAACGAAATACTTTCCGGAAGACTATTTCTTATGGATAAGAATGTTAATGAATGGTTGTAAAATCTATAACATTCAAGAAAGTCTTCTGTGGTTTAGATTTGATATTGGTGTATTCAAAAGAAGAGGAGGATGGAAATATGCCTGCGATGAAGCCATTACGCAATGGAACATTCATAAAATGGGCTTTACTACTTTCCATCGCTTTTTACAAAATGTCATAATCCGATTTGCTGTCAGAATTGTTCCTTACTCTGTAAGAGAACTTATATATAAACATGCATTGAGATAA
- a CDS encoding sugar transferase yields the protein MTKQNKTETKNRNNRMERFVKRSTDILVSVPCLVLSSPLFVIISLAIKWEDGLPIIYKQERIGLHGKPFNIYKFRSMKADAEKDGPNLLEIEGDTRLTRVGKFIRTHHLDELPQLWNILKGDMSLVGPRPERKYYIDQIIKHDPRYTYLYQIRPGATSYATLYNGYTDTMPKMLRRLSLDLYYLEHRSWWFDAKILFKTMMNILFGKIF from the coding sequence ATGACCAAACAAAACAAAACAGAAACCAAGAATAGAAACAACAGAATGGAGCGTTTTGTAAAACGTTCCACAGATATTCTTGTTTCTGTACCTTGTCTCGTTCTATCTTCTCCCCTATTTGTCATTATCTCCTTAGCTATCAAATGGGAAGATGGATTACCTATCATCTACAAGCAAGAACGTATAGGTTTGCACGGGAAACCTTTCAACATCTATAAGTTCAGATCTATGAAGGCTGATGCAGAAAAAGATGGTCCAAATCTACTCGAGATTGAGGGCGACACGCGACTCACACGTGTGGGAAAATTCATAAGAACTCACCATTTAGATGAACTTCCACAGTTATGGAATATTCTAAAGGGAGACATGTCATTGGTTGGTCCACGCCCGGAACGGAAATACTACATTGACCAAATCATCAAGCATGATCCTCGCTATACTTATCTGTATCAGATCCGACCGGGTGCTACTTCTTATGCCACCCTATATAACGGATATACGGATACAATGCCGAAGATGTTGAGAAGACTGAGTCTTGACCTCTACTACCTGGAACACAGATCCTGGTGGTTTGATGCTAAGATTCTGTTCAAAACTATGATGAACATCCTGTTTGGCAAAATATTTTAA
- a CDS encoding O-antigen polymerase yields the protein MNYIKSYPYIVAIILATIFSIVAWYFTPNKYSATTKLGDEFKETDLAIGLNDISAKIRDLSGCENSGINDIEVYCKTLKTEDFARILSKKNVPVKGMTYGEYLACKDTINMIKDNIEYNISTKHQTLTIQFTDRDPVIAAQMLDSIVVMLQNFVTQTRHNISKAYLQNAKQELITTASNYHKAQKQYANYMDSHIDEQTVEGKQNASTLQNNKTQTFAAYQKATIAYARQKALFTRNYMSFAVIRNVVVPQHSNKHLIGYLLFFNIFSLVFVKAFMLYRQRENKQVVTKKYYSNDLGDIFAPWTLSLLIWSILGIIIAFSSDIIDPIQDVFYTNISVWLAIFTATSISTYLLMPANQDIKTGVKGIKINITIFNILFFLSMIMTPLYMYQIYKIVTMFDSKDLMNNMRELAVNGNGHGFLNYTMVINQALLLTGLWRFPYLPKWKIICVVGCCLAYAIANMEKLTFFLVFITIFFVLFERRIIKLRTIVICGILLIIGFYIFNLSRSDSDSDYQKNTSILDFLGMYLMSPPVAFGHLRRTISDSFCSESLWTIYAYTNRLMGSGSIIQHEDFGEFVYVPMPTNVYTIMKPFYQDLGTIGVAFYAFIYGLVTGFIYRKARNGNAFGICMYTYLVFVLTMQFFDELIFVAIPQFLQRMFLVYIICQNKIKFTIHKSRGSRSLQIE from the coding sequence ATGAATTATATTAAAAGTTATCCCTATATTGTCGCTATTATTTTGGCTACTATTTTCTCAATAGTAGCATGGTATTTTACGCCCAATAAATATTCAGCTACAACAAAACTAGGTGATGAATTTAAAGAAACAGATCTTGCAATAGGTCTAAATGATATTAGTGCAAAAATCAGAGACCTTTCTGGATGTGAAAATTCTGGCATTAATGATATTGAAGTCTATTGCAAAACCTTAAAAACTGAAGATTTTGCAAGAATATTATCAAAAAAAAATGTACCAGTTAAAGGTATGACCTATGGGGAATATCTTGCATGCAAGGACACTATCAATATGATTAAAGATAACATCGAGTACAATATTTCAACAAAGCATCAAACTTTAACTATACAATTTACAGATAGAGATCCTGTTATTGCAGCCCAAATGCTCGATTCCATTGTAGTGATGCTCCAAAATTTTGTAACTCAGACACGCCACAATATATCCAAAGCATATTTGCAAAATGCAAAACAAGAACTTATTACAACAGCTTCAAATTATCATAAAGCTCAAAAACAATACGCAAATTATATGGATAGTCATATTGATGAACAAACTGTTGAAGGAAAGCAAAATGCTAGCACATTACAGAACAACAAGACCCAAACATTTGCTGCCTATCAAAAGGCAACAATTGCGTATGCGCGTCAAAAAGCTTTATTTACTAGGAATTATATGTCTTTTGCTGTTATAAGAAATGTGGTAGTTCCGCAACATAGCAATAAACATCTCATAGGTTACCTTCTGTTTTTCAACATTTTCTCTTTAGTTTTTGTAAAAGCATTTATGCTATACAGGCAGAGAGAGAACAAACAGGTTGTCACTAAAAAGTATTATAGCAACGACCTAGGAGACATATTTGCGCCATGGACTCTATCATTGTTAATATGGAGCATTTTAGGCATTATTATAGCCTTCTCAAGTGATATTATAGACCCAATACAAGATGTCTTTTACACTAATATATCAGTCTGGCTTGCAATATTTACAGCAACCTCTATTAGCACATATCTACTTATGCCAGCTAATCAAGACATAAAAACAGGCGTAAAAGGTATTAAAATTAATATAACGATATTCAATATATTGTTCTTCTTATCTATGATTATGACACCATTATACATGTATCAGATTTATAAAATTGTGACTATGTTTGATTCAAAAGATTTGATGAATAATATGCGCGAATTAGCTGTTAATGGCAATGGACATGGTTTTCTTAATTATACTATGGTGATAAATCAAGCTTTACTCCTTACAGGTCTATGGCGTTTTCCTTATCTCCCGAAATGGAAAATTATATGTGTTGTAGGATGTTGCCTAGCGTATGCAATCGCCAACATGGAAAAACTGACTTTTTTCCTTGTCTTTATCACGATTTTTTTCGTGCTGTTCGAACGAAGGATTATTAAGCTGCGAACTATTGTTATTTGTGGCATCTTACTAATAATAGGATTCTACATTTTCAATCTGTCAAGATCAGATAGTGACAGTGATTACCAAAAGAACACATCTATACTAGATTTTCTTGGCATGTATCTTATGTCACCACCTGTTGCATTTGGGCATCTTCGTCGAACTATATCAGATTCATTCTGTTCAGAAAGTCTATGGACGATATATGCATATACAAACCGTCTCATGGGTTCAGGAAGTATTATTCAACACGAAGATTTCGGAGAGTTTGTATATGTACCAATGCCAACAAATGTATACACTATTATGAAACCATTCTATCAAGATTTGGGCACAATAGGTGTTGCATTTTATGCATTTATATATGGATTAGTAACTGGTTTTATATATCGTAAAGCTCGTAATGGAAATGCGTTTGGTATTTGTATGTATACATATTTAGTTTTTGTGCTAACAATGCAATTTTTCGATGAACTAATTTTTGTGGCTATACCACAATTTTTGCAACGCATGTTCTTAGTATATATAATTTGTCAAAATAAAATAAAATTTACAATTCATAAGAGTAGAGGTAGTAGATCTTTACAAATTGAATAA
- a CDS encoding AAA family ATPase — protein MIKKISIEDYKSIKMMELELRDINVLIRANGSDKSNFISYFLLIHNLYEQRLCNYTMQNNAEDLVYFGVKHTQEICSVINCEESQYSFVLQPRVNGSMFVTEEQCKDLNGTIIFNHRNEEESILADLRLTPNYRYIVNEEPEMGLHPNAMQTVLLQVIAVMNAGYKVIISTHSSVLLDFAWANTLLKQILGNKYSEAMKELFEDDQDRLYTGLKTKDIKTFYFSRNEKNKRHQYG, from the coding sequence ATGATAAAAAAGATATCAATAGAAGACTACAAATCCATCAAAATGATGGAACTGGAACTAAGAGATATAAACGTCCTTATCAGAGCTAATGGCTCTGATAAGAGTAACTTTATATCCTATTTCTTACTTATACATAATCTTTACGAACAAAGGTTATGCAACTATACTATGCAAAATAATGCCGAAGACTTAGTTTATTTCGGTGTAAAGCATACCCAAGAAATCTGTTCTGTTATTAATTGTGAAGAAAGCCAATACTCCTTTGTCTTACAGCCAAGAGTGAATGGGAGTATGTTCGTAACAGAAGAACAATGCAAAGATTTGAATGGTACGATTATCTTCAACCATCGCAATGAAGAGGAAAGCATTTTAGCGGACCTGAGACTTACCCCAAATTATAGATACATAGTGAATGAAGAACCAGAAATGGGTCTTCACCCAAACGCCATGCAAACAGTTCTGCTGCAAGTGATAGCAGTGATGAATGCAGGCTATAAGGTTATTATCTCCACTCACTCTTCTGTTCTACTCGACTTTGCGTGGGCTAACACCCTATTGAAGCAAATACTAGGCAACAAATATTCAGAAGCAATGAAAGAACTATTTGAAGACGATCAAGACCGTCTCTATACAGGTCTTAAGACGAAAGACATAAAGACATTCTATTTTTCTCGCAATGAGAAAAACAAGAGACATCAGTATGGGTAA
- a CDS encoding HAD-IB family phosphatase: protein MTNNIFIIDICGTIFNSNTTFDFLKYFFSEKPWYKVLTIIRKTRFLIIVNAIVMRLSKIDLLRYWALTHLKGYSKEQLNKMAEEFYNNYLINCINDETIEIINRVKEENKELILVSATLDCIAFAVSKNMNIPCVFSSKLAFKNNKCLGRLQHDLLTNKLNVLVDNKINPPYWGIITDNYSDMALIKKSQHVFLIQYSNKKNYWKHLSDKLNIETKLITIYE, encoded by the coding sequence ATGACAAATAACATTTTCATAATTGATATTTGCGGTACGATTTTTAATTCGAACACGACATTTGATTTTTTGAAATATTTTTTTTCAGAGAAACCATGGTATAAAGTATTGACTATAATTAGAAAAACAAGATTTCTAATCATAGTTAATGCTATAGTCATGCGTCTGTCAAAAATAGATCTTTTAAGATATTGGGCACTCACCCATCTTAAAGGTTATTCAAAAGAACAGCTAAACAAGATGGCTGAAGAATTCTATAACAATTATCTAATTAATTGCATTAACGATGAAACTATAGAAATAATCAATAGAGTTAAAGAAGAAAATAAGGAACTTATTCTAGTTTCTGCAACTTTAGATTGCATAGCTTTTGCTGTTTCTAAGAATATGAATATACCTTGCGTCTTCTCATCGAAACTTGCCTTTAAGAATAATAAATGTCTTGGACGCTTACAGCATGATTTATTAACTAATAAGCTAAATGTACTAGTTGATAATAAAATCAATCCTCCTTATTGGGGAATCATAACAGACAACTATTCGGATATGGCGCTGATAAAGAAATCGCAACATGTATTTTTGATCCAATACAGCAACAAGAAGAACTATTGGAAACATTTGTCTGACAAACTAAACATTGAAACAAAGTTAATTACGATATATGAATAA
- a CDS encoding ATP-binding protein, whose protein sequence is MTQLNRKLPLGIQDFEEMRRDHYIYADKTDMVWKLANGTKYNYLSRPRRFGKSLLCSTLKCYFEGRKELFEGLKIMELESEWVKRPVIYFSMSLGGSSAQTLTEYLNNVLSSYEKIYGRNPDEQSLGNRLNGIIQRAYEQAGVQIAIIVDEYDIPLQHTYETNHHDACREIYRNFFTGLKDYGYCIKCVFITGITKFTQISLFSMLNTLTNVSFRNEYATICGLTKDEIQFYFSEQLSELADNYAITKSALMDTMSSIYDGYHFSRSLVGVYNPFSVCNALANLRLNSYWIASGSNEMLLKVLRKFINEIPELDNCLIDSDYLEMSDVNMNDPKLFLYQSGYLTIKKVVGSSYMLGYPNREVRNAMFGMILPIILHKESSQVSNAIQELKISMLAANIDRSMLCLKQLVAGTPYSTQKKENFVFEEHFRFILKNIFYLCGFKVSEEQQMSAGRIDLVVETSENIYILELKMSDNGGVVSASHQIASHHYADAYAASSKPVISLALEFDRESRGLMDWKKLNIALKQYRL, encoded by the coding sequence ATGACGCAACTGAATAGAAAATTGCCTTTGGGCATACAGGATTTTGAAGAGATGCGTAGAGATCATTATATCTATGCTGATAAGACTGATATGGTTTGGAAACTGGCTAATGGTACTAAATACAATTACCTGAGCCGTCCACGCCGTTTCGGTAAGTCTCTTTTGTGCTCTACCCTTAAGTGTTATTTTGAGGGTAGAAAGGAACTCTTTGAAGGTCTCAAAATTATGGAACTTGAATCGGAGTGGGTAAAACGTCCTGTAATCTATTTCAGTATGAGTTTGGGTGGTTCTTCTGCACAGACGCTTACAGAATATTTGAACAATGTATTGTCTTCATATGAGAAGATATATGGCAGAAATCCGGATGAGCAGTCTTTAGGTAATCGTTTAAATGGTATCATTCAGAGAGCATACGAACAGGCAGGAGTACAGATAGCCATTATCGTAGATGAGTATGATATTCCTTTGCAGCATACCTATGAAACCAATCATCATGATGCATGCCGTGAGATATATCGTAACTTCTTTACAGGGTTAAAAGACTATGGTTACTGCATCAAGTGCGTCTTTATTACTGGCATTACTAAGTTTACTCAGATAAGTTTGTTTAGTATGCTTAATACATTAACTAATGTCAGTTTTAGGAATGAGTACGCAACAATATGCGGTTTGACTAAAGATGAAATTCAGTTCTATTTTTCAGAACAGCTATCTGAATTGGCAGATAACTATGCTATCACGAAGAGTGCCCTTATGGATACAATGAGTTCTATTTATGATGGCTATCATTTCTCTCGTAGTCTCGTCGGTGTTTACAATCCTTTTAGTGTATGTAATGCCTTGGCTAATCTGCGCCTTAATTCTTATTGGATAGCTTCTGGTTCCAACGAAATGTTGCTCAAGGTTTTGCGTAAATTCATCAACGAGATTCCTGAGCTGGATAATTGTTTGATTGATTCTGACTATTTGGAAATGAGTGATGTCAATATGAATGATCCAAAACTCTTCCTTTATCAGTCCGGTTATCTTACAATCAAAAAGGTAGTAGGTAGCAGTTATATGTTAGGTTATCCTAACCGAGAAGTCCGAAATGCGATGTTTGGTATGATTCTTCCGATAATATTGCATAAGGAGTCTTCGCAAGTAAGCAATGCTATTCAAGAATTAAAGATATCGATGCTAGCTGCTAATATTGATAGGAGTATGCTTTGTCTTAAGCAGTTGGTTGCTGGCACTCCTTACAGTACCCAAAAGAAGGAAAACTTTGTTTTTGAGGAGCATTTCCGTTTTATTCTGAAAAATATTTTCTATCTCTGTGGCTTTAAGGTCTCAGAGGAACAGCAGATGTCTGCAGGTAGAATAGATTTGGTGGTCGAGACCTCAGAAAATATCTACATTTTAGAACTTAAGATGTCAGATAATGGTGGGGTAGTTTCTGCCTCACATCAAATCGCTTCTCATCATTATGCTGATGCCTATGCCGCATCTTCCAAACCTGTTATCTCACTTGCGCTTGAGTTTGATAGAGAGAGTAGGGGGCTGATGGATTGGAAGAAACTGAATATAGCACTAAAACAATACCGCTTGTAG
- a CDS encoding Wzz/FepE/Etk N-terminal domain-containing protein, whose amino-acid sequence MRKDIENKNCNKQIKINLVSCIKILLADKRYILIYIFIAGILGLIVAFTTPKTYKSTVMLAPEESGAGFSGSISSLASMVGMNMKIGQSGDALYPEIYPDLVSSTDFIIGLFNVKIRTKDNLIMCDYYTYLKEHQKKALMDWPLAALSKVIEKFTQKDITPHRENNKINPFWLTKDEANIAKATEQNINCIVDKKTSVITISVTDQDPLVAALMADSVKAHLQIAITNYKTKKARVDLKYMEKLFDEARKQYDKARQQYGAAADADMDLSLQSYKLKTEDLENDMQLKYNIYQQVVEQLQLAQAKVQEKTPAFTVVQSASVPIRPSSRSKIMTIFIWMFLGFIVRATILGWNQLRLFITQ is encoded by the coding sequence ATGAGAAAAGACATTGAAAATAAAAATTGCAACAAACAGATTAAAATTAATTTAGTTAGTTGTATAAAAATCTTACTGGCAGACAAACGATATATACTTATCTATATATTTATAGCAGGCATATTAGGATTAATAGTAGCATTCACAACTCCAAAAACATACAAGAGTACAGTTATGTTAGCACCAGAAGAATCTGGTGCTGGCTTTTCTGGTAGTATATCTTCATTGGCCTCAATGGTCGGTATGAATATGAAAATCGGTCAGTCTGGCGATGCCCTTTATCCTGAAATATATCCAGATTTGGTTTCTTCTACTGATTTTATTATTGGGCTTTTTAATGTAAAAATTAGAACTAAAGATAATTTAATCATGTGCGACTATTACACATATTTGAAAGAACATCAAAAAAAAGCACTTATGGATTGGCCTTTGGCAGCATTATCTAAAGTTATAGAGAAGTTTACTCAAAAGGATATCACCCCTCATCGTGAGAACAACAAAATCAATCCTTTTTGGCTAACCAAAGATGAAGCGAACATTGCAAAAGCCACAGAACAAAATATTAATTGTATCGTTGACAAAAAAACTAGTGTCATAACAATATCTGTGACTGATCAAGACCCATTAGTTGCTGCACTTATGGCTGACTCAGTAAAAGCTCATCTTCAAATCGCAATTACAAATTACAAAACAAAGAAAGCACGTGTTGATTTAAAATATATGGAAAAACTTTTTGATGAGGCACGTAAACAATACGATAAAGCCAGGCAACAATATGGCGCTGCAGCAGACGCGGATATGGATCTGAGTCTTCAATCTTATAAATTAAAAACTGAGGATTTAGAAAATGATATGCAACTAAAATACAACATATACCAACAAGTAGTAGAACAGTTACAATTAGCACAAGCAAAAGTACAAGAAAAGACTCCTGCTTTTACAGTTGTACAAAGTGCAAGTGTACCGATTCGGCCAAGCAGTCGTTCAAAAATCATGACGATTTTTATATGGATGTTTTTAGGATTTATAGTCCGTGCAACCATACTTGGATGGAATCAATTAAGATTATTCATAACACAATAA
- a CDS encoding DegT/DnrJ/EryC1/StrS family aminotransferase: METEVKKIPYLDLKAINEPYEKEIKDAINKVVNSGWYLQGEAVKRFEKSYAQFIGTEYCISCANGTDALKLMLMGELAIGKLQKGDEVIVPANTYFATVLAISSVGLTPVLVDANIDTLQIDDQLIEARITPKTKAIMIVHLYGKLAWTPKIAEICKKHHLLLFEDNAQGFGCSTTLADSSEKPSKRRYTGNLSDAAAHSFYPSKNLGALGDAGAVTTNNRELAKAIMSLHEYGKIEDGIFIYQGVNSRMDEIQAAVLNVKLQYPENEQKARYRQVQLYLEHLDDDIKDRCIAAKLLSPAHENVFHVFPFLTPKRDQLKAFLAENGVGTKIHYFRPPYLQPCYPEMNHLEFPVAKRIADEELSLPCNSSLNDEDIIRVSKLINQFLV, from the coding sequence ATGGAAACAGAAGTAAAGAAGATTCCTTATCTCGACCTGAAGGCTATCAATGAGCCTTACGAGAAGGAGATAAAGGATGCTATCAACAAGGTGGTCAACAGCGGATGGTATCTGCAAGGTGAAGCCGTAAAAAGGTTTGAGAAATCGTATGCACAGTTTATCGGTACTGAATACTGCATCAGCTGCGCTAACGGGACGGATGCGCTCAAGCTGATGCTGATGGGCGAACTGGCTATCGGAAAGTTACAGAAAGGTGATGAGGTGATTGTGCCTGCCAACACTTATTTCGCTACCGTACTTGCCATCAGCAGCGTAGGACTGACTCCTGTATTGGTGGATGCCAATATCGATACATTACAGATAGATGACCAACTGATAGAAGCCCGAATCACACCGAAGACCAAAGCCATCATGATTGTTCATCTCTATGGCAAACTGGCATGGACTCCGAAGATTGCTGAAATCTGCAAGAAGCATCATCTCTTGCTTTTCGAAGACAATGCGCAGGGATTCGGATGCTCCACTACTCTAGCTGATTCTTCTGAAAAACCATCGAAAAGAAGATATACCGGCAATCTTTCGGATGCTGCCGCCCACAGTTTTTATCCTAGCAAGAATCTGGGAGCATTGGGAGATGCAGGAGCTGTAACTACCAATAACAGGGAATTGGCGAAAGCCATCATGTCACTACACGAATATGGAAAGATAGAAGACGGCATCTTCATATACCAGGGCGTCAACTCGCGCATGGATGAGATTCAGGCTGCGGTACTGAATGTGAAACTGCAATATCCTGAAAACGAACAGAAAGCGAGATACAGACAGGTACAGCTATATCTGGAGCATCTGGATGACGATATCAAGGACAGATGCATCGCTGCGAAACTCCTCTCTCCTGCTCATGAAAATGTTTTCCACGTCTTCCCTTTCCTTACCCCGAAACGAGACCAACTGAAAGCTTTCCTGGCTGAGAATGGGGTCGGCACAAAGATTCATTACTTCCGCCCACCCTATCTGCAGCCATGCTATCCGGAAATGAATCATCTGGAATTTCCGGTAGCCAAGAGAATAGCTGACGAAGAACTGAGTCTGCCTTGCAACTCATCGCTCAACGATGAAGATATCATCAGAGTAAGCAAACTCATCAACCAGTTCTTGGTTTAA
- a CDS encoding MraY family glycosyltransferase, producing the protein MLTEILPIIGAFILSMTCGVFFIPSVLKFCKKKKLYDIPTLRKVHSAPIPRLGGIAFIPSMMISAVAVLLIIATNNIQDKISLSMWSVGFILSLSIIYSVGIIDDLIGLNAKVKFVAQILAASIMPFCGLQINDLYGLFGIYEIPSVVGIPLTILVFVFIDNALNLIDGIDGLATSLSIIALLGFFYCFIPYDLIAYEVMIAGLLGVLVVYLYFNMYGKVEKGTKIFMGDSGSLTLGFFLAFLFVKAIAVNPNVMPMSPKRVLIAYSLLIIPTFDVVRVVLHRIRNRKPIFDADKCHIHHKFLAMGYNQHYTLFIIILLALAFIGTNVILGNMSVGLTGILLIDIALYTMLHIGINQKIKLKKKIEK; encoded by the coding sequence ATGTTAACAGAAATATTACCAATCATAGGAGCATTCATACTGAGCATGACATGTGGTGTGTTTTTCATTCCATCAGTGCTGAAATTCTGCAAGAAAAAAAAGTTGTATGATATTCCAACCCTAAGAAAAGTGCATAGCGCACCTATACCACGATTGGGTGGCATTGCATTCATACCAAGCATGATGATTTCAGCTGTGGCTGTTTTGCTTATCATAGCTACAAATAATATTCAAGACAAAATCTCTCTCAGTATGTGGAGCGTAGGTTTTATCTTGAGTCTGTCAATTATCTACTCTGTAGGAATCATTGACGATTTAATCGGTCTTAACGCTAAAGTGAAATTTGTCGCTCAAATTCTCGCTGCCAGCATCATGCCTTTCTGTGGACTTCAAATCAATGATCTTTACGGACTGTTTGGAATTTACGAAATACCTTCGGTTGTTGGTATTCCTTTAACCATCCTTGTATTTGTGTTCATAGACAATGCACTCAATCTGATAGATGGCATAGATGGATTGGCAACAAGTCTCTCCATCATAGCTCTGCTGGGTTTCTTTTATTGCTTCATACCATACGACTTGATTGCTTATGAAGTAATGATTGCAGGATTGTTAGGCGTTCTGGTTGTATACCTGTATTTTAACATGTATGGGAAAGTAGAAAAAGGAACCAAGATATTCATGGGTGATTCGGGCAGCTTAACGTTGGGATTCTTTTTGGCATTTCTATTTGTCAAAGCAATTGCTGTAAATCCGAACGTGATGCCTATGTCTCCAAAACGCGTTCTGATAGCATACAGTCTACTCATCATTCCAACATTTGATGTCGTAAGGGTTGTGCTTCATCGCATCAGAAACAGAAAACCAATCTTTGATGCAGACAAATGCCATATACATCACAAGTTCCTGGCTATGGGATATAACCAGCACTATACATTATTCATTATTATCCTACTAGCCCTAGCATTCATTGGAACCAACGTAATACTAGGTAATATGAGTGTAGGATTAACAGGAATATTACTTATCGATATAGCCCTCTATACAATGCTACACATCGGTATCAATCAAAAAATCAAACTAAAGAAAAAAATAGAGAAATGA